Genomic segment of Paenibacillus sp. FSL R5-0623:
CTGGAGAGAATGATGTTCCAGACGTTAACGGCTCCAGGGATGATGATCGCCCACACCGTATCGAGCATGCCGAGATTACGTATGAGTAGATAAGTCGGGATTAATCCCCCGCCGAAGAACATGGTAATGATAAAGATAATCATGAAAAATCCACGACCCGCGAGCCTATCATCCGACAATGCATAACCTGCAAATATGGATACGGTCACGGTGATCAGTGCAAAGGAAACCGAGTACAATACCGCATTTGCAAACCCCCGGATCATGGCTGGATTGGACAAAATCATCTGATATCCGTCCAGACTCCAGTCCGATACATTAAAGGACAGTCCACGATTCAGTAGCACCGTCGGGTCCATGAATGAGGCGATAACAATATAAATCAGGGGAACAACCACAACCAGTACAGCACAGGTGAGAAAGATGGCATTGAGTGTGAGGATCAATCGATCCATTCCCGTGTGTTTAACAACCATGGATAATACTCCTTTCCTAATAGAGGCCTTCGCCTTCATTCAATTTCTTCACAATCAGATTCACCGTCACCAGCAAAATCACATTGATCACCGAGTTGAACAATCCAACTGCCGCAGAATAAGCGTAATCTCCAGACTGTAGCCCCACCTTGTAGACATACGTGGCAATAATCTCGGAGGAAGGCAGGTTCATGGACGTCTGCATCAGATAGGCCTTCTCAAATCCAATGGACATAATCCCGCCAGCTGCAAGGATAAAGACGATGGCCATAATCGGACGAATCGTTGGAAGGTCAATGTGGCGAATACGCTGAAGGAGATTGGCTCCATCCAGATTAGCCGCATTGTGCAGCTCCGGATCAACGTTGGCCAAAGCCGCGACGTATATGATGGAAGCCCAACCCGCTCCAGTCCAGATATCGGACAAAATGTAGATCCAGCGGAAATATTCCGGTTCAGACATGAACATAATCGGCTGACCTGTAATCCATGTGGCTAATTGATTAATTGGCCCTGTCGGTGAGAGGAAGATGAACAGCATACCCACAACAACAACAACCGAGATGAAATTGGGTGCGTACAGAAACAATTGAATATTTTTCTTAATGCCAGCTTTGCGTACCTGATTCAGCATGAGTGCCAGTAAAATGGGCACCGGGAAACTGAATATCAATCCCAAAAAGCTGAGTTTAAGCGTATTCATTAAAATGATATCGAAATTGGGTGAAGCTATAAATTTCTCGAAATGCTTCAGGCCTACCCAATCACTACCCATGATGCCTTTGATCGGACTGAAATCCTTAAACGCAATGATGGCTCCGTACATCGGAATGTACTTGAAGATAAGAGTCAAAATTAAGGCTGGTGCAAGCAACATATATAAAAAGTAATTTTTTTTGAGTTGCTGCAACCTGTGACCGCTTGTCGTCCTCACTTTCAGTACCCTTCCTTCGCCCTTTTTGCTGTCGGCTATGTTATCCAACACGATACCCCCGTTCATTCTAGAAGTTGACAATTGTTTTCAGTAAGGGCTTTCAATATTTACAATTGCCTATTTGATAATTTACAATTTATCAGGTTTCAACGGATTTAGTCAATACGTTTTGTAAAAAAATTTTTGTGCATTTGATCATTTCATCTTTGCATTAATGTAACTAAAGAGGATTGAATTTGCATGTATACAGCACTGAATCGTTAATACCAGCCTAGATATTTCTATATCATTACTGTAATAGATCATCATTGTTACACTAGTTAACGAAACTTCTGGAACAATTATGAAAATAGAATTCACCTATCTAAATGTAAATGTAATTGTGCATTTGTAAAACAGAGATTGCTATTTGTCCCGTTCTATTATACATTTGACTTAGAGAAGAATATGGATGACTATTGATGATTAGAGGTGAAGCATTAGATGGCAAAGGAAAAAGTCACGATACAAGACATCGCTGATGCTTTGGGGATCTCCAGGAATACAGCTTCCAAAGCATTAAATGACAGCGGAAACATCCCGGATGAGACCCGAAATCGTGTAATTAAAAAAGCAATTGAACTTAAATATAAACAGTTTGCCTATATGGACAATGAGCATGTTCTAAGCAAGGCTCCGGGCAATATCGCCCTGTTAACTGAAAACCTGCCTAATACATCTCACTTTGGTTCGTTGTTAATCAGTGGTCTGGAGAAAAGAATCAGTGCGGAGGGATACAATCTCTCGATTCATATCGTGCGTGAAGACGATCAAGATACACTTACACTTCCCAACAATTTTGATATAGCCAAAGTAGACGGCATTATTTGCATTGAATT
This window contains:
- a CDS encoding carbohydrate ABC transporter permease, translating into MVVKHTGMDRLILTLNAIFLTCAVLVVVVPLIYIVIASFMDPTVLLNRGLSFNVSDWSLDGYQMILSNPAMIRGFANAVLYSVSFALITVTVSIFAGYALSDDRLAGRGFFMIIFIITMFFGGGLIPTYLLIRNLGMLDTVWAIIIPGAVNVWNIILSRTFFKGVPRELKEAANVDGASEMKIFFQIVIPLSKPIIFVLALYAFVGQWNSYFDAMIYLDNPNLHTLQLVLRSILIQNQAAPGMISDQLAMAELKRLSEMIKYSAIVISSLPLIIMYPFFQKYFEKGVMVGSLK
- a CDS encoding ABC transporter permease subunit translates to MLLAPALILTLIFKYIPMYGAIIAFKDFSPIKGIMGSDWVGLKHFEKFIASPNFDIILMNTLKLSFLGLIFSFPVPILLALMLNQVRKAGIKKNIQLFLYAPNFISVVVVVGMLFIFLSPTGPINQLATWITGQPIMFMSEPEYFRWIYILSDIWTGAGWASIIYVAALANVDPELHNAANLDGANLLQRIRHIDLPTIRPIMAIVFILAAGGIMSIGFEKAYLMQTSMNLPSSEIIATYVYKVGLQSGDYAYSAAVGLFNSVINVILLVTVNLIVKKLNEGEGLY